In Ureibacillus thermophilus, the genomic stretch CAAAAATAGGAGGAAAACAAAATGGCAATTTCTAAAGAACGCAAAAACGAAATCATTAAAGAATTCCAACTTCATGAAGGAGATACTGGTTCTCCAGAAGTGCAAATCGCAATCTTAACAGAAGAAATCAACGTATTAAACGATCACTTATCAGTTCATAAAAAAGACTTCCATTCTCAACGTGGACTTCTTAAAAAAGTAGGTCATCGTCGTCACTTATTAAAATATTTGCGTGAAAAAGACGTCCAACGCTACCGTACTTTAATTGAAAAATTAGGTCTTCGTCGTTAATCAGAAAGCGGGATTTTCCCGCTTTTTATTTATTCAAAAAATCCCTTCCAAAGAGTAACAATTACAGTAAAATTTCCATATTTTAAACGAAAATGTTTAGCATAGAAAATGCTTTTTTGATACACTTACTAATGGTATAAAAATAATGGTGGCATACGCCTCATAAAGAAAGGAGATACCATACATGACCGAGAAGAAAGTTTATCGTTACGATTGGGCCGGACGTCCATTAATCATCGAAGTCGGACAATTGGCTAAGCAGGCGAACGGTGCTGTACTTGTGCGCTATGGAGACTCGGCTGTTCTTTGTACCGCAACGATGTCAAAAGAAGCTAAAGCGTTAGACTTCTTCCCTCTGACTGTCAACTACGAAGAGCGTTTATACGCAGCTGGAAAAATTCCTGGAGGGTTCATTAAACGGGAAGGCCGTCCATCAGAACATGCCATTTTAGTTTCCCGCTTGATTGACCGTCCGATTCGTCCAATGTTCCCGGATGGTTTCCGCAATGAAGTACAAGTTGTATCCATGGTTATGTCTTCTGATCCAGATTGCCCGACAGAAATGGCAGCATTAGTTGGATCATCCTTGGCGCTTTCCATTTCGGATATTCCATTCAATGGTCCTATTGCCGGCGTGAATGTTGGCTACGTAGATGGAAAATTTGTCATCAACCCGGATGTGACGCA encodes the following:
- the rpsO gene encoding 30S ribosomal protein S15, translated to MAISKERKNEIIKEFQLHEGDTGSPEVQIAILTEEINVLNDHLSVHKKDFHSQRGLLKKVGHRRHLLKYLREKDVQRYRTLIEKLGLRR